The Acidobacteriota bacterium genome includes a window with the following:
- the tsaE gene encoding tRNA (adenosine(37)-N6)-threonylcarbamoyltransferase complex ATPase subunit type 1 TsaE, which translates to MVYESNSESDTRAIAARLAAELQPGAVLLLSGDLGAGKTAFTKGLAEGLGIDAADVTSPTFTLVHEYRQGRLPLVHVDLYRLEKVDLDELGMDAELADQGVLAIEWADRLIRVPVGAVSVQIVATGDDTRAIAIAAV; encoded by the coding sequence GTGGTCTACGAATCCAACTCGGAGTCCGATACTCGCGCCATTGCGGCTCGTCTTGCCGCAGAACTGCAGCCGGGCGCGGTGCTGTTGCTGTCGGGCGACCTCGGGGCGGGGAAGACGGCGTTCACTAAGGGGCTGGCTGAAGGACTCGGCATCGATGCTGCCGACGTCACGAGCCCAACGTTCACGCTGGTTCACGAGTATCGCCAGGGTCGGCTGCCGCTGGTCCACGTCGATTTGTACCGGTTGGAGAAAGTGGACCTGGACGAGTTAGGCATGGATGCCGAACTGGCTGACCAGGGAGTGCTCGCGATCGAATGGGCAGATCGCCTGATCCGGGTGCCGGTGGGTGCGGTGTCGGTCCAGATTGTGGCGACCGGTGACGACACCCGGGCGATTGCCATTGCTGCGGTCTGA
- a CDS encoding type II toxin-antitoxin system prevent-host-death family antitoxin yields the protein MTKVTAFEAKTRFGELLERVAQGEEVVITRHDKPVARLVPEGAQRVDDVRRAVSGLQELQQQIRKRSRAKLSDREVRSAIDEGRL from the coding sequence ATGACCAAGGTAACTGCCTTCGAGGCGAAGACCCGGTTCGGCGAGCTGTTGGAGCGCGTCGCACAGGGCGAGGAAGTCGTGATTACCCGGCACGACAAGCCCGTTGCCCGGCTGGTACCCGAGGGTGCGCAGCGGGTCGATGACGTGCGGCGTGCCGTCAGTGGCTTGCAGGAGCTGCAGCAGCAGATCCGCAAGCGGTCCCGCGCGAAGCTCTCGGACCGCGAAGTCCGCTCGGCCATCGACGAAGGCCGGCTGTGA
- a CDS encoding type II toxin-antitoxin system VapC family toxin codes for MTKSFVADASVAVGWVHPAQSNEDTAATLIAIAEGATLEVPALWPLEVANALTVLERRGKLSAGERQIALGWLRGLRLRLDHEMAGLAFSRLAELASTYRLSVYDASYLELAQRRRLPLACKDGPLRTAAMKGGVALYRAGA; via the coding sequence GTGACGAAATCGTTCGTGGCGGACGCCTCGGTGGCCGTGGGCTGGGTCCACCCCGCGCAGTCGAACGAAGACACAGCCGCGACTCTGATTGCGATTGCTGAGGGCGCAACCCTCGAGGTGCCGGCCCTTTGGCCGCTGGAGGTGGCCAACGCGCTGACGGTTCTGGAGCGGCGCGGCAAGCTCAGCGCAGGCGAGCGGCAGATTGCGCTCGGTTGGCTTCGCGGGCTTCGATTGCGCCTCGATCACGAGATGGCCGGCCTGGCCTTCTCGCGCCTCGCCGAACTTGCGAGCACGTACCGGCTGTCAGTCTACGATGCGTCTTATTTGGAATTAGCCCAGCGCCGTCGATTGCCGCTCGCGTGCAAGGATGGCCCGCTGCGAACAGCCGCCATGAAGGGCGGCGTCGCCCTCTACCGCGCCGGCGCCTAG
- a CDS encoding signal peptidase II, with product MKDLRRLLLLGLLLAGTASCDRATKHYAMTTLTGAPDQSFFSDTVRLTYHENPGAFLGVGAQWRPELRATFFQFGNGLFLLATAVLALRSRFSRLGQAGLALFLAGGVSNLVDRVAMGRVIDFLNVGIGPLRTGVFNVADMAIIAGVAILIAEGVRNTYTPAVTNLQA from the coding sequence ATGAAAGACCTCAGACGGCTACTCCTGCTCGGCCTGCTCCTCGCCGGTACCGCCTCCTGCGACCGTGCGACGAAGCACTACGCCATGACGACCCTGACGGGCGCGCCCGACCAGTCGTTCTTCTCGGACACGGTCCGGCTGACGTACCACGAGAACCCAGGGGCGTTCCTGGGTGTTGGCGCGCAGTGGCGCCCCGAACTACGAGCCACCTTCTTTCAGTTTGGTAACGGACTGTTCCTGCTCGCGACAGCGGTGCTGGCGCTGCGCAGCCGGTTTTCGCGCCTGGGCCAGGCCGGCCTGGCGCTGTTCCTGGCCGGCGGGGTCTCGAACCTGGTGGACCGGGTGGCCATGGGCCGGGTGATCGATTTTCTCAATGTGGGAATCGGTCCGCTCAGGACCGGCGTCTTCAATGTCGCCGACATGGCCATTATCGCGGGGGTGGCCATCCTGATCGCCGAAGGCGTCCGCAATACTTACACGCCCGCCGTGACGAACCTGCAGGCCTGA